Proteins encoded by one window of Dromaius novaehollandiae isolate bDroNov1 unplaced genomic scaffold, bDroNov1.hap1 HAP1_SCAFFOLD_30, whole genome shotgun sequence:
- the LOC135325846 gene encoding olfactory receptor 14C36-like, producing the protein MPNSSFLNEFLLLAFTGTWELQLLHFSLFLGIYLAAFLGNGLIITAIACNHRLHTPMYFFLLNLSLLDLGSISTTVPKSMANFLSNTRAISYLGCAAQLFLFVFLLSAEYSLLTVMAYDRFVAICRPLHYGTLLGSRACVKMAAAAWGSGFLSALLHTGSTFSIPLCQGNALHQFFCEIPQILKLSCSDSYLRELGVLLVSVSLGIGCFIFIVVSYVQIFTAVLRIPSEQGRHKAFSMCLPHLAVVSLFVSTFTFSYLKPPSFSSPSLDLVVAVLYSVVPPAVNPLIYSMRNKDLKDALRKLIQ; encoded by the coding sequence atgcccaacagcagtttcctcaatgagttcctcctcctggcattcacaggcacgtgggagctgcagctcttgcacttctccctcttcctgggcatctacctggctgccttcctgggcaacggcctcatcatcacagccatagcctgcaaccaccgcctccacacccccatgtacttcttcctcctcaacctctccctcctcgaccttggctccatctccaccactgtccccaaatccatggccaatttcCTGAGCAACACCAGGGCTATTTCCtacctgggatgtgctgcccagctctttctgTTTGTCTTCTTGTTATCAGCAgaatattctctcctcactgtcatggcctacgaccgctttgttgccatctgcagacccctgcactatgggaccctcctgggcagcagagcttgtgtcaaaatggcagcagctgcctggggcagtgggtttctcagtgctctcctgcacactgggagcacattttcaataccactctgccaaggcaatgctctacaccagttcttctgtgaaattccccagatcctcaagctctcctgctcagactcctacctcagggaacttggggttcttCTGGTTAGTGTTTCTTTAGGTAtcgggtgtttcattttcattgtggtgtcctacgtgcagatcttcactgctgtgctgaggatcccctctgagcagggccggcacaaagccttctccatgtgcctcccgcacctggccgtggtctccctgtttgtcagcacatTCACATTttcctacctgaagcccccctccttctcctccccatctctggatctggtggtggctgttctgtactcggtggtgcctccagcagtgaaccccctcatctacagcatgaggaacaaggatcTCAAGGATGCACTAAGGAAACTTATTCAGTGA